In Deinococcus humi, the following are encoded in one genomic region:
- a CDS encoding four-helix bundle copper-binding protein — protein MTQNASSAVTRMLQTHPQIGQSPFDMNALTECIEACFECAQVCTSCADACLGETEHAGHLTHCIRLNLDCADICTTTGRVLVRQTQPDMGVIRAQLQACLAACKACGDECQQHAEKMDMKHCAVCAESCRRCEQACQKMLGGLSA, from the coding sequence ATGACCCAGAACGCCAGCTCGGCCGTGACCCGTATGCTGCAGACGCATCCCCAGATTGGCCAGTCGCCCTTTGACATGAATGCCCTAACCGAATGCATCGAGGCCTGTTTCGAGTGTGCTCAGGTCTGCACCTCCTGCGCCGACGCCTGCCTGGGCGAGACCGAACACGCTGGGCACCTGACCCACTGCATCCGCCTCAACCTGGACTGCGCCGACATCTGCACCACCACCGGACGCGTTCTCGTGCGTCAGACCCAGCCTGACATGGGCGTGATCCGTGCCCAGCTCCAGGCCTGCCTGGCGGCCTGCAAGGCTTGCGGCGACGAATGCCAGCAGCATGCCGAAAAAATGGACATGAAGCACTGCGCGGTCTGCGCCGAGTCGTGCCGCCGCTGTGAGCAGGCGTGCCAGAAGATGCTCGGCGGCCTGAGCGCCTGA
- a CDS encoding HAD-IC family P-type ATPase, with protein MVLSKVQEFESVPGQGVPGQLTGRSVLIGNRKLMAREKVPLGSLVRVAETLAADGKSSMVVVADGQLVSLVAVSDRVRLSVKVAVKALHHLGIQTVMLTDNTRRMAEAVARELGLEPVMADVLLEETSGLIKLLQVQGRVVAILCDGVNDVPAPVQADVGLAVRGGGGGSDGRRGPGPSRSGQCREAVTLAWRVRDKIKHNLFWAAGDTLPAIPFAAGALFVLPGILLRPERAGLLMSDRTVSVSLNAPSLNRLQGLRRTPVQPAPS; from the coding sequence GTGGTGCTGAGCAAGGTGCAGGAGTTCGAGTCGGTGCCGGGACAGGGGGTGCCCGGACAGCTGACAGGCAGGAGCGTCCTGATCGGCAACCGCAAGCTGATGGCCAGGGAGAAGGTGCCGCTCGGTTCTCTGGTGCGGGTAGCCGAGACCTTGGCGGCAGACGGCAAGAGCTCCATGGTCGTCGTCGCAGATGGTCAGCTCGTCAGCCTCGTCGCGGTGTCGGACCGGGTGCGCCTTTCGGTAAAGGTGGCCGTGAAGGCCCTGCATCACCTGGGCATTCAGACCGTGATGTTGACGGACAACACTCGGCGCATGGCTGAGGCCGTGGCCCGCGAACTGGGCCTGGAGCCAGTGATGGCTGACGTATTGCTGGAAGAGACCTCAGGGCTGATCAAGCTGTTGCAGGTCCAGGGCCGCGTTGTGGCCATCCTCTGTGACGGCGTCAACGATGTTCCTGCGCCGGTACAGGCAGATGTGGGCCTTGCCGTGCGTGGGGGAGGTGGCGGTAGTGACGGCAGACGTGGTCCTGGTCCGTCGCGATCCGGCCAGTGTCGTGAGGCCGTGACGCTGGCGTGGCGGGTGCGCGACAAGATCAAACACAACCTGTTCTGGGCGGCTGGGGACACCCTACCGGCCATTCCCTTCGCGGCCGGAGCTTTGTTTGTTTTGCCGGGCATCCTGCTGCGCCCGGAGCGAGCCGGCCTGCTGATGAGCGACAGGACGGTCAGTGTGAGCCTGAACGCGCCGTCGCTGAACCGCTTGCAGGGCCTCCGGCGCACACCCGTTCAGCCTGCGCCGTCTTGA